A DNA window from uncultured Methanoregula sp. contains the following coding sequences:
- a CDS encoding PAS domain S-box protein: MTMISVLYVDDEKDLLDIAQIFLENTGEIHVGTMTSAKDALTSPELRKYDAIVSDYQMPGMNGIAFLKAIRQQLGDIPFILFTGKGREEVVIDAINNGADFYLQKGGDPTAQFAELTHKIHQAVKRKQAELLLQDSEKRLEDIINFLPDATFAIDRSGHVIAWNRAIEEMSGVAAADMLGKGENEYAIPFYGTRRPILIDLIFEPDNVIRKSYGHIIHEKGILIGETTLPRPRGRDVILMGKASPLYNREGELVGAIESIRDITELKKAEKDLKKSEEWFRNIIQSSSDMIRIIGRSGRITYCSPSTERILGYPVSELIGKDPFDYIHPDDLNGAKKALGEVLGSTNPHTPTEYRIRHADGHYVDVEAVANNLLDVPEIDGVVVTARPVTERKRAVNALAESEAKYRELAESLPQGIFELDPDLRITYANRHIQEIFGFTEEEIQRGIDALSFFEPSEHGKIRENVKRIIQGSSVDPDEYMAISRNGTALPVLIYTTPVYREKRLTGLRGVVVDISARKKLEEELRQKNEELHAAFEQITATEEELRQNYDELRRHEAVLRESEEKFRTLSEHALDGILIMDFSGAIRFANHAAKRIIDIPENGTLDGRNLQEFIAAESRDAALYEFGMIAEGRGDTCLLSCRLVTEKKREIWAEVAGKKISFWGHESLLVSMRDITGRRAAEEDLRRSESKFATVFKNNPVSLTLVSARDGRFADVNHAFLRNTGYTREEVIGRTAEELGIFSDKNEAARFVSALRETKYVQGMELQCRKKGGEIRTCRFSSSLIVMENAPVILSTIEDITEQKLAEAAQRETESKFRRLADNAQDIIYRMSLPDMKFEYVSPASVALTGYAPEDFYADPELVRRLIHPAWREYFQTQREAILEKRIPPVYEYQIIDKAGKVRWFNQRNMFVEDGQGNPLAFEGIVTDITRQKTIESELRKSELRSLAVSENAGSWIWEVDPEGVYRYSSPAIGKILGYQPDEIVGKMHFYDLFDPAGREELKNATLDAFRRQEPFRDFSNLNRHRNGTPVLLKTSGTPVFDENGIFTGYCGVDEDITEQAATQSAIQAIVRSIVGTTGLTSLRQITENVSSWLGAECVMIGEIQPDNQTVKVLSMLLDGKEVQGFTYMLKGTPCDNVAEKGFCIYPDNVSKIFPESKDLTQLNIRGYLGTPLRNSSGKVFGILCALSRNPLRSLPPVQEIMEIIAVKAAAEIERSQIERTLDKNQHLLGEAMDLANLVNWEYDVASTTFTFDDRFYTLYGTTAEREGGNLMPAEVYAREFVHPDDRRFVWEEVERALTAADPGYMAQMEHRIIRRDGEIRHIVVRIRIEKDSKGRTVKTHGANQDITDIRKAEVALSESEEKYRSLVETSPGMIWEIDSGGIFRYISPMMRTIMGYEPEELTGKPITDLIIEQGRPFVMKELSRHVTTDGPIPPFEVPARHRNGRFMVIEIRPSRITGADGKLAGLRGVAYDVTERKKAEEALHRANRQLTLLGSITRHDLLNKITVIVGYLKIAKKRSQDPAITEYLDKMHAATNAITAQIEFTRIYQKLGTHEPQWIDLEEIMPFSHLPAAVSLEAEVRGISVLADPMLERVFFNLLDNSIRHGERVTRIRVSCTYSGEDLIIVWEDNGTGIPGEDKPHIFERDFGSNTGLGLFLVREILSLTGITIRETGVQGEGARFEILVPEHFWRKSGE; encoded by the coding sequence ATGACAATGATATCAGTCCTCTATGTTGACGACGAAAAGGACCTCCTTGATATTGCACAGATCTTCTTAGAAAATACCGGGGAGATTCATGTCGGGACGATGACTTCTGCAAAGGATGCGCTGACCTCGCCGGAACTCCGGAAGTATGACGCCATCGTCTCGGATTACCAGATGCCGGGCATGAACGGGATCGCGTTCTTAAAAGCAATCCGTCAGCAGCTCGGGGACATCCCGTTCATCCTTTTCACCGGCAAAGGGCGCGAAGAAGTGGTGATCGATGCGATCAACAACGGGGCAGATTTCTATCTCCAGAAAGGCGGCGACCCTACAGCCCAGTTCGCCGAGCTGACGCACAAGATCCACCAGGCAGTCAAGAGAAAACAGGCCGAGCTGTTGCTCCAGGATTCCGAGAAGCGCCTTGAGGATATCATCAACTTTCTTCCCGATGCCACGTTTGCGATCGACCGATCCGGCCATGTCATTGCATGGAACCGGGCGATCGAAGAGATGAGCGGGGTTGCTGCAGCGGATATGCTCGGGAAGGGGGAGAACGAGTACGCCATCCCGTTCTATGGCACGCGGCGCCCGATCCTTATCGACCTGATCTTCGAACCGGACAATGTCATCCGGAAGAGCTATGGTCACATCATTCACGAGAAGGGGATCCTGATTGGGGAGACCACGCTCCCGCGGCCACGGGGGAGGGATGTTATCCTCATGGGAAAAGCCAGCCCCCTGTATAACCGGGAGGGAGAACTTGTCGGGGCGATCGAATCCATCCGGGATATCACGGAGCTGAAAAAGGCCGAGAAGGACTTGAAAAAGAGCGAAGAGTGGTTCAGAAACATAATCCAGAGCTCGTCCGACATGATCCGCATCATCGGCAGGAGCGGGCGCATCACCTACTGCTCCCCGTCCACCGAAAGGATCCTGGGATATCCCGTATCGGAACTGATAGGGAAAGACCCCTTCGATTATATTCATCCGGATGACCTGAACGGGGCCAAAAAGGCATTGGGAGAGGTGCTGGGAAGCACCAACCCCCATACGCCGACAGAGTACCGCATACGCCACGCAGACGGGCATTACGTGGATGTTGAGGCGGTGGCAAACAACCTGCTCGATGTGCCGGAGATCGACGGAGTGGTTGTAACCGCCCGGCCGGTCACCGAGCGCAAGAGGGCGGTGAATGCCCTTGCGGAGAGCGAGGCCAAGTACCGCGAGCTTGCCGAATCCCTCCCGCAGGGAATTTTCGAGCTGGATCCGGATCTGCGGATCACGTACGCGAACCGGCACATCCAGGAAATATTCGGGTTCACCGAAGAAGAGATACAACGGGGGATCGATGCCCTCTCGTTTTTTGAGCCGTCAGAGCACGGGAAGATCCGGGAGAATGTAAAGCGGATTATTCAGGGCTCATCCGTTGATCCGGACGAATACATGGCCATAAGCAGGAACGGCACTGCGTTGCCGGTCCTCATCTATACAACTCCCGTGTACAGGGAAAAGAGACTCACCGGGTTGCGGGGAGTTGTTGTGGATATATCCGCCCGGAAAAAACTGGAGGAGGAACTCCGGCAGAAGAACGAGGAACTGCACGCAGCCTTTGAACAGATCACGGCAACAGAGGAGGAACTCCGGCAGAATTACGATGAACTCCGCAGGCATGAGGCCGTGCTCCGCGAGAGCGAGGAGAAGTTCCGCACCCTTTCCGAGCATGCCCTGGACGGTATCCTGATTATGGACTTTTCAGGAGCCATCCGCTTTGCGAACCATGCGGCAAAACGGATCATCGATATCCCCGAGAACGGGACCCTTGACGGGCGGAACCTGCAGGAGTTCATTGCAGCAGAATCCCGGGATGCAGCTCTCTACGAATTCGGTATGATTGCCGAGGGACGGGGGGATACCTGCCTTTTGTCGTGCAGGCTTGTGACGGAGAAGAAGCGGGAGATCTGGGCCGAAGTTGCGGGCAAGAAGATCTCGTTCTGGGGACACGAGTCCCTGCTCGTGTCCATGCGGGACATTACCGGGCGGAGAGCGGCGGAAGAAGATCTGCGGAGATCGGAGAGCAAGTTTGCCACGGTTTTTAAGAATAACCCGGTCTCGCTCACGCTGGTATCGGCAAGGGACGGGAGATTTGCCGATGTCAACCATGCGTTTCTGCGGAATACCGGTTATACCAGGGAGGAAGTCATCGGCAGGACCGCAGAAGAGCTCGGTATATTTTCCGATAAGAACGAAGCTGCCCGGTTTGTTTCTGCACTTCGGGAAACAAAGTACGTGCAGGGTATGGAACTGCAATGCCGTAAAAAGGGCGGTGAGATCCGGACCTGCCGCTTCTCGTCAAGCCTCATCGTGATGGAGAATGCACCGGTCATCCTCTCAACGATCGAAGATATCACGGAACAGAAGCTGGCAGAGGCAGCTCAACGGGAGACCGAGAGCAAATTCCGCCGGCTTGCGGATAATGCCCAGGACATCATTTACCGCATGTCGCTTCCGGATATGAAGTTCGAATATGTCAGTCCTGCCTCTGTTGCATTGACAGGATACGCACCGGAAGACTTCTACGCGGATCCTGAACTTGTCAGGAGACTGATCCACCCGGCATGGCGGGAATATTTCCAGACGCAACGGGAGGCCATACTGGAGAAGAGAATTCCTCCGGTGTATGAGTACCAGATCATCGATAAGGCCGGGAAGGTCCGCTGGTTCAACCAGAGGAACATGTTTGTTGAAGACGGGCAGGGCAATCCCCTTGCATTCGAGGGGATCGTTACCGACATCACCCGGCAGAAAACGATTGAGAGCGAACTCCGGAAGAGCGAACTCCGGTCCCTTGCCGTGAGCGAGAATGCCGGCTCCTGGATCTGGGAAGTTGATCCCGAGGGGGTCTATCGCTACTCAAGTCCTGCAATTGGAAAAATCCTCGGGTACCAGCCCGACGAGATCGTGGGAAAGATGCATTTCTACGATCTGTTCGACCCGGCGGGGCGCGAGGAACTAAAGAATGCCACGCTTGACGCGTTTCGCCGGCAGGAGCCGTTCCGCGACTTTTCCAACCTCAACCGGCACCGGAACGGGACGCCCGTTCTGTTAAAAACCAGCGGGACACCGGTATTCGATGAGAACGGGATATTTACCGGCTACTGCGGTGTTGACGAGGATATCACGGAACAGGCAGCAACGCAGTCGGCCATACAGGCAATTGTCAGGAGCATTGTCGGGACAACCGGTCTCACCTCACTCCGGCAGATAACCGAGAATGTCAGTTCCTGGCTGGGAGCCGAATGTGTCATGATCGGAGAGATCCAGCCCGACAACCAGACTGTTAAAGTCCTCTCCATGCTTCTTGACGGGAAGGAGGTCCAGGGTTTCACTTACATGCTCAAGGGGACACCCTGCGACAATGTGGCGGAGAAAGGGTTCTGTATCTATCCCGATAACGTCTCAAAGATCTTTCCCGAGAGCAAGGATCTTACTCAGCTCAATATCCGTGGATACCTCGGGACGCCGCTGAGGAATTCATCGGGGAAGGTATTTGGGATCCTCTGTGCCCTTTCCCGGAATCCGCTCCGCTCGCTTCCACCGGTACAGGAGATCATGGAGATCATTGCCGTGAAAGCCGCTGCCGAGATCGAGCGCAGCCAGATCGAGCGCACGCTCGATAAAAACCAGCACCTGCTCGGGGAGGCAATGGATCTTGCCAACCTGGTCAACTGGGAGTACGATGTCGCATCGACCACGTTCACGTTCGATGACCGGTTCTACACCCTGTACGGTACGACCGCGGAACGGGAGGGCGGCAACCTGATGCCGGCAGAAGTCTATGCCCGGGAATTCGTCCACCCGGACGACCGCCGGTTCGTATGGGAAGAAGTCGAGCGGGCGCTGACAGCCGCCGATCCCGGCTACATGGCGCAGATGGAGCACCGCATCATCCGGCGGGACGGGGAGATCCGGCACATCGTTGTGCGGATCAGGATCGAGAAGGACAGTAAGGGCAGGACCGTAAAAACCCACGGGGCAAACCAGGATATCACCGATATCAGGAAAGCCGAGGTGGCACTCAGCGAGAGCGAGGAGAAGTACCGCTCGCTTGTGGAGACTTCCCCGGGCATGATCTGGGAGATTGATTCAGGGGGGATATTCCGGTACATCAGTCCCATGATGAGAACGATCATGGGATATGAGCCCGAAGAACTCACCGGAAAACCGATAACCGATCTCATAATCGAGCAGGGGCGACCTTTCGTGATGAAGGAACTCTCCCGGCACGTGACAACGGACGGACCCATCCCGCCGTTCGAAGTCCCGGCCCGTCACCGGAACGGCCGGTTCATGGTGATCGAGATCCGCCCGTCCAGGATAACCGGGGCCGATGGCAAACTGGCGGGGCTCCGGGGAGTGGCTTACGATGTCACCGAGCGCAAGAAAGCCGAAGAGGCACTCCACCGGGCCAACCGCCAGCTCACCCTCCTGGGGAGTATCACAAGGCATGATCTCCTCAACAAGATCACCGTTATTGTCGGGTATCTCAAGATCGCAAAGAAGAGATCCCAGGATCCCGCCATAACCGAATACCTGGACAAGATGCATGCAGCCACAAATGCGATCACAGCGCAGATCGAGTTCACGCGCATCTACCAGAAACTCGGTACGCACGAGCCGCAGTGGATAGATCTCGAAGAGATCATGCCCTTTTCCCACCTGCCGGCCGCAGTCTCCCTGGAGGCAGAAGTCCGGGGGATTTCGGTTCTTGCCGACCCGATGCTGGAGAGGGTCTTTTTCAATCTTCTCGACAACTCGATCCGGCACGGGGAACGGGTGACCAGGATCCGGGTATCCTGCACATATTCCGGAGAAGACCTCATCATCGTCTGGGAAGATAACGGAACGGGAATCCCGGGTGAGGACAAACCGCACATCTTCGAGCGGGATTTCGGGAGCAACACCGGCCTGGGCCTGTTCCTGGTCAGGGAGATCCTCTCGCTCACGGGAATCACGATCCGGGAGACCGGGGTACAGGGGGAAGGGGCCCGGTTCGAGATCCTGGTGCCGGAGCACTTCTGGCGCAAAAGCGGGGAGTGA
- a CDS encoding PAS domain S-box protein, which yields MISNTIQILYVDDESELLEIGKLYLEDELDFSVDCVTSGGDALERISSGTYDVIVSDYQMPRMNGISLLKTVRSAGRDIPFILFTGKGREDVVIDAFNHGADFYLQKGGEPDAQFAELAHKIRKSVERKRGDSALQESERKYRNLYQYALVGLFETRLTDGTIVACNQRYCDLFGFFSVEDAIGESVVHLYEQPGDRPEVSHILREQGQISNHEVRFINQLTGHRFWAQFSARYNKEKDVAEGTIIDITDRKNAEELLRESQRALATLLINLPGMAYRCSYNRKWTMEFVSNGCRDLTGFEPSDLIEDGTVAFFDLIHPDDQEPVRDQIRRAVRKHEKFQIFYRILTADGSEKNVWEQGLGVFSPQGELQAIEGFIIDITDRKLLEADLEREQRELKMSCDRLLERDRILRINEERLRMAQRIGRTGSWEYEIGAETVWGSEEGLAILGYPPAAGSLPLAEIEDLIPDRERVRQALEDLIEKGTAYDIEYLIHPADGSEPKVIHSMALLEREDNGKPVRIRGMIQDITTRKRADEELVFNNIILATQQETSPDGILIVDESGRILHYNQKFIGIWNIPEDLIAARVDEPVLRFILEQLPDPEIALLRIRSLYDHREEKSFEELHVKDGRTIERFSAPMLGETGKYYGRVWYFRDITDRRRAVQALASANRKLTLLSGVTRHDITNQLTQLQGYRKILERKITDPGLAEYFLKIDEAARRISVMIQFTGEYEKIGVDAPAWQDCSTLVEAMEKTTRPGGIAKVNEIPPGYEVFADPLIAKVLYCLMENAVRHGVAITKVRFRVQESGSDLLILCEDDGGGIPAEAKEKIFDLGYGQNTGLGLYLAREILSLTGITIRETGVPGTGARFEMRVPEGVWRRNRSGE from the coding sequence GTGATTTCCAACACCATACAAATTCTCTATGTCGATGACGAATCCGAACTCCTGGAGATCGGCAAGCTCTACCTGGAGGATGAACTGGACTTTTCCGTTGATTGCGTAACCTCGGGAGGGGATGCCCTCGAACGGATCTCGTCCGGCACGTACGATGTCATTGTCTCAGATTACCAGATGCCCCGGATGAACGGCATTTCCCTCCTGAAGACCGTGCGCTCAGCGGGAAGGGATATCCCGTTCATCCTCTTCACCGGCAAAGGGCGGGAGGATGTGGTGATCGATGCCTTCAACCACGGGGCGGACTTCTATCTCCAGAAGGGCGGGGAGCCGGATGCCCAGTTTGCAGAACTGGCCCACAAGATCAGGAAATCCGTGGAGCGCAAGCGGGGGGATAGTGCGCTCCAGGAGAGCGAACGCAAATACCGCAACCTGTACCAGTATGCCCTGGTCGGCCTCTTTGAGACGCGCCTTACGGACGGGACCATTGTGGCATGCAACCAGCGGTACTGCGATCTCTTCGGGTTTTTTTCCGTTGAGGATGCCATCGGGGAGAGCGTTGTCCATCTCTACGAGCAGCCCGGGGATCGTCCTGAAGTGAGCCACATTCTTCGCGAGCAGGGACAGATCAGCAATCACGAAGTCCGGTTCATCAACCAGCTGACCGGTCACCGGTTCTGGGCACAGTTTTCTGCACGGTACAATAAAGAAAAAGACGTGGCGGAAGGCACCATCATCGACATCACCGACAGAAAAAATGCCGAAGAGTTGCTGAGGGAGAGCCAGCGGGCCCTTGCAACGCTCCTGATAAACCTGCCCGGGATGGCCTACCGGTGCAGCTACAACCGGAAATGGACTATGGAATTCGTGAGCAACGGATGCAGGGATCTCACGGGATTCGAGCCCTCCGATCTTATCGAGGACGGGACAGTTGCTTTTTTTGATCTCATTCACCCGGATGACCAGGAGCCGGTCCGGGATCAGATCCGGCGGGCCGTGAGGAAGCATGAGAAGTTCCAGATCTTTTACCGGATTCTCACCGCGGACGGATCGGAAAAAAATGTCTGGGAGCAGGGTCTCGGAGTCTTCTCGCCCCAGGGAGAGTTGCAGGCAATCGAGGGATTCATCATCGATATCACCGACAGGAAACTCCTGGAGGCGGACCTGGAGAGGGAGCAGCGCGAGCTGAAGATGTCCTGCGACCGGCTTTTAGAGCGCGATCGGATACTTCGGATCAACGAAGAGAGGCTGCGCATGGCGCAGAGGATCGGCCGCACTGGCAGCTGGGAGTACGAGATAGGGGCGGAGACTGTATGGGGATCGGAGGAGGGGCTCGCTATTCTCGGTTACCCGCCCGCCGCAGGATCCCTTCCGCTTGCGGAGATCGAAGATCTCATCCCGGATCGGGAGCGGGTCCGCCAGGCACTTGAGGATCTGATCGAGAAAGGGACGGCGTACGATATTGAATATCTCATTCATCCTGCGGATGGATCCGAGCCGAAAGTTATCCATTCCATGGCCCTGCTCGAGCGCGAGGACAATGGAAAACCGGTCCGGATCCGGGGCATGATCCAGGATATTACAACGCGCAAGCGGGCTGATGAAGAGCTTGTATTCAACAATATTATCCTTGCAACCCAGCAGGAGACGTCCCCCGACGGGATTCTCATCGTGGATGAATCCGGAAGGATCCTGCATTACAACCAGAAATTCATTGGTATCTGGAATATCCCTGAGGATCTCATTGCAGCCCGGGTGGATGAACCGGTGCTCCGGTTTATTCTGGAACAGCTGCCCGATCCGGAGATCGCCCTGTTACGGATCAGGTCCCTGTACGATCACCGGGAAGAGAAGAGTTTCGAGGAACTCCACGTAAAGGATGGCAGGACTATCGAGCGGTTCTCGGCCCCTATGCTGGGAGAGACGGGAAAATATTACGGGCGGGTCTGGTACTTCCGGGACATCACCGACCGGAGGAGAGCGGTGCAGGCACTCGCATCGGCAAACAGGAAACTCACGCTCCTCTCGGGAGTCACGCGGCACGATATCACCAACCAGCTCACCCAGCTCCAGGGATACCGTAAGATCCTGGAGAGGAAGATAACGGATCCCGGTCTTGCGGAGTACTTCCTGAAGATCGATGAGGCTGCCCGGCGGATATCGGTCATGATTCAGTTCACCGGCGAGTACGAGAAGATAGGGGTGGATGCCCCGGCCTGGCAGGACTGCAGCACGCTTGTTGAAGCCATGGAAAAAACCACCCGGCCGGGCGGGATCGCAAAGGTGAATGAAATTCCTCCCGGGTACGAAGTCTTTGCCGATCCGCTCATCGCCAAAGTCCTGTACTGCCTGATGGAAAATGCAGTCCGGCACGGTGTCGCGATCACGAAAGTCCGGTTCAGGGTGCAGGAGTCCGGATCCGATCTGCTCATTCTCTGCGAAGATGACGGCGGGGGCATACCTGCAGAAGCAAAAGAGAAAATCTTTGATCTCGGGTATGGCCAAAATACCGGTCTTGGACTGTACCTTGCCCGGGAGATCCTCTCCCTGACCGGGATCACGATCCGGGAGACCGGCGTGCCGGGCACGGGTGCACGGTTCGAGATGAGGGTCCCGGAAGGAGTGTGGCGCAGGAACAGGAGCGGCGAATGA